The following proteins are co-located in the Colius striatus isolate bColStr4 chromosome 6, bColStr4.1.hap1, whole genome shotgun sequence genome:
- the ENTPD5 gene encoding nucleoside diphosphate phosphatase ENTPD5, producing the protein MVSSRSLILLALAFSSLSLVLPHSNREMWFQDFIPPNVCPINAKANTFYGIMFDAGSTGTRIHIYTFVQKSPENLPELEGEIFESVKPGLSAYADQPEKGAESVKRLLDMAIDAVPPHLWKKTPVVLKATAGLRLLSEEKAQALLLEVKEVFEESPFLVPEDSVSIMDGSYEGILAWITVNFLTGQLSGQNQHTVGTLDLGGASTQITFLPRLEETLKETPEDFLTSFEMFNSTYKLYTHSYLGLGLKAARLATLGALNMEVVDGQMFRSSCLPKQLEAEWHFGGVRYWYGGNKEGETGFKPCYLEVLKVVKGKLHQPDEIRGSSFYAFSYYYDRAADTNLIDYEQGGILEVRDFERKAKEVCDNMERYNSASPFLCMDLAYITALLKEGFGFRDNTLLQLTKKVNNIETSWTLGATFHLLQSLGLTY; encoded by the exons ATGGTATCTTCCAGATCTCTCATCCTTCTAGCACTGGCATTTTCCTCTTTGTCCCTTGTTCTTCCGCATTCAAACAGAGAGATGTGGTTTCAGGATTTCATTCCACCTAACGTGTGCCCTATAAATGCCAAAGCCAACACGTTTTATGGCATAATGTTTGACGCAGGAAGCACTGGGACAAGGATTCATATTTACACCTTTGTGCAGAAGAGCCCAG AAAACCTTCCAGAGCTGGAAGGGGAAATCTTTGAATCTGTGAAGCCAGGTCTTTCTGCATATGCTGATCAGCCTGAAAAG gGTGCTGAATCTGTCAAAAGATTGCTGGATATGGCCATAGATGCTGTGCCACCTCATCTCTGGAAGAAGACTCCAGTAGTGTTAAAAGCCACAGCTGGACTGCGCTTGCTGtcagaagagaaagctcaggCTCTGCTTTTGGAG gtGAAAGAAGTCTTTGAGGAATCACCGTTTCTTGTTCCAGAGGACAGTGTTAGCATCATGGATGGATCTTATGAAG GAATTTTAGCCTGGATCACTGTGAACTTCTTGACAG GGCAGCTGTCTGGCCAGAACCAGCATACTGTTGGGACTCTGGACCTGGGAGGAGCCTCAACCCAAATTACATTCCTGCCACGATTGGAG GAAACTTTGAAAGAAACCCCTGAGGATTTTCTTACCTCATTTGAAATGTTTAACAGCACCTACAAGCTCTATACCCACAG CTATTTGGGGTTGGGACTAAAAGCTGCCAGACTAGCAACGCTTGGAGCTTTGAATATGGAAG TTGTGGATGGACAGATGTTCCGCAGTTCTTGTCTGCCAaagcagctggaggcagagtGGCACTTCGGAGGAGTGAGGTACTGGTATGGTGGCAACAAAGAAG GAGAAACGGGATTCAAGCCTTGCTACCTGGAAGTACTCAAGGTTGTCAAAGGAAAACTGCACCAACCAGATGAAATTCGTGGAAGTTCTTTCTATGCTTTCTCCTATTACTATGACCGAGCAGCTGACACCAACCTAATTG ATTATGAACAGGGAGGCATTTTGGAAGTgagagattttgaaagaaaagccaaagaag TCTGTGATAACATGGAGAGGTACAACTCAGCCAGTCCTTTCCTCTGCATGGATCTTGCTTACATCACTGCTTTACTAAAGGAAGGGTTTGGATTTAGGGACAACACACTCTTACAG TTAACGAAGAAAGTGAACAACATAGAGACAAGCTGGACTTTGGGTGCGACCTTTCACCTCCTGCAGTCTTTGGGGTTAACCTATTGA
- the COQ6 gene encoding ubiquinone biosynthesis monooxygenase COQ6, mitochondrial: MAAPCGWRLLAPFGRRPWARPRAPLRSVAASATAPPLYDVVVSGGGMVGSAMAAALGHDIHFHGKKIALLEAGPRKEYDCMPDTYSNRVSSISPGSATLLSSFGAWDHVCRLRLKPFRRMQVWDACSEAMIVFEKDDLDDMGYIVENDVIMSALTKQLDAVADRVEVFYESRAVGYTWPLPSHRCDTSPWVQVELADGCRLQTKLLIGADGHNSMVRKEAEIQSIEHRYDQSAVVATLHLSEATDNNVAWQRFLPTGPIALLPLSDTASSLVWSTSHEHASELLAMDEESFVDSINSAFWSNVNHSDFIDAAGATFRSALALLRPAGSGARQLPPSVAQVAPGSRAAFPLGLGHATHYVRPRLALIGDAAHRVHPLAGQGVNLGFGDIACLAHHLSAAAFNGSDLGSLKHLLKFETERQRHNVSLMAAIDMLKRLYSTRLTPLVLLRTWGLQATNALPPLKEQIMALASK; encoded by the exons ATGGCGGCGCCCTGTGGCTGGCGGCTGTTGGCCCCGTTCGGCCGGCGGCCGTGGGCCCGCCCGCGGGCTCCGCTCCGATCTGTCGCCGCCAGCGCCACCGCCCCCCCGCTCTATGATGTGGTGGTGTCGGGCGGGGGTATGGTTGGGAGCGCCATGGCCGCCGCGCTGG ggcATGATATCCACTTCCATGGTAAGAAGATTGCTTTGCTGGAAGCTGGTCCTAGGAAAGAATATGATTGCATGCCAGACACGTACAGTAACAGGGTCAGTTCCATCTCCCCAGGATCAGCAACCCTCCTAAGCA gTTTTGGTGCCTGGGATCATGTCTGCAGACTGAGACTCAAACCCTTCCGGCGGATGCAG GTGTGGGATGCTTGTTCAGAAGCCATGATCGTTTTTGAGAAAGATGACTTAGATGACATGGGTTACATAGTGGAGAATGATGTCATTATGTCTGCTCTCACAAAACAGTTAGATGCAGTAGCAG ACCGGGTGGAGGTTTTCTACGAGAGCAGAGCAGTGGGGTATACCTGGCCCCTTCCCTCTCACAGATGCGACACAAGCCCTTGGGTCCAAGTTGAGTTAGCTGACGGATGCAGGCTTCAGACCAAACTGCTG ATTGGTGCAGATGGTCATAACTCCATGGTCCGGAAGGAAGCTGAAATTCAGAGCATTGAGCATCGGTATGACCAGTCAGCTGTGGTGGCAACTCTTCATTTGTCTGAG GCCACAGACAATAACGTAGCGTGGCAGAGGTTCCTTCCCACGGGGCCAATTGCACTTCTGCCG CTGTCTGACACTGCCAGCTCTCTGGTGTGGTCTACATCTCATGAACATGCATCAGAACTTCTGGCAATGGATGAGGAAAGCTTTGTGGACAGCATCAACTCCGCCTTT tggAGCAATGTGAACCACTCTGACTTCATCGACGCGGCGGGGGCCACGTTCCGCTCGGCCCTGGCGCTGCTGcggccggcggggagcggggcccgGCAGCTGCCGCCCAGCGTGGCACAGGTGGCCCCCGGCAGCCGCGCCGCCTTCCCGCTGGGGCTGGGCCACGCCACACACTACGTCCGGCCCCGCCTGGCCCTCATCGG ggATGCAGCACATAGAGTCCACCCACTTGCAGGACAAGGTGTAAACCTGGGCTTTGGTGACATTGCATGTTTAGCTCATCACCTCAGTGCAGCAGCCTTCAATGGGAGCGATCTAG GCTCCTTAAAACATCTCTTAAAGTTTGAGACAGAACGTCAGAGGCACAATGTCTCCTTGATGGCTGCTATTGATATGCTAAAGAGGCTTTACTCCACGAGGCTGACGCCCTTGGTGTTGCTGAGGACTTGGGGATTGCAAGCAACAAATGCTCTGCCTCCTCTGAAA gAGCAAATCATGGCTTTGGCCAGCAAGTGA